Proteins from a genomic interval of Paenibacillus sp. RC334:
- the lspA gene encoding signal peptidase II — translation MIYFGIALIIFLIDQGVKYLVATRMELYEQIPVIGNFFLITSHRNRGAAFGILEGQRWLFIVITIVVVIGIIWYLRKTVKAGQKLLPVALSLVLGGAVGNFLDRAISGEVVDFAQFNFGSYTFPIFNVADSAIVIGVALIILDTLLESRRNKGNGSDSIEGKS, via the coding sequence GTGATTTATTTTGGTATTGCGCTAATTATTTTTTTGATTGATCAGGGAGTCAAATATTTGGTGGCTACGCGCATGGAATTGTACGAGCAGATACCAGTCATCGGCAATTTCTTTCTAATCACGTCCCATCGTAACCGGGGAGCCGCTTTTGGGATTTTGGAAGGCCAGCGTTGGCTGTTTATCGTGATTACGATTGTGGTGGTGATCGGTATCATATGGTACTTGCGGAAAACGGTAAAGGCCGGGCAGAAATTGCTTCCAGTTGCATTAAGTTTGGTACTTGGAGGCGCGGTCGGTAACTTTTTGGATCGGGCTATTTCAGGGGAAGTGGTTGATTTTGCTCAATTCAATTTTGGAAGCTATACGTTTCCGATTTTTAATGTGGCAGATTCGGCGATTGTCATTGGTGTAGCACTGATTATTTTGGATACATTATTGGAATCGCGTCGGAACAAAGGTAATGGCAGTGATAGCATTGAAGGGAAGTCATAG
- a CDS encoding aspartate carbamoyltransferase catalytic subunit, with amino-acid sequence MITTTSQLRERSLLGLKELSRNEIESILDRAHYWESQPEKLVPVLQSRFAANMFFENSTRTRFSFEMAEKRLGAQVLNFSAAASSVEKGESIYDTVRTLESMGIDAGVIRLKPAGVLQELAEKVSVPLVNAGDGNNEHPTQALLDLYTMRKTFGELKGLRVSIIGDILHSRVARSNLWALQKFGAQVSFCAPDNMQASDLAAHAPYVPMQEALQADVVMMLRVQLERHAEGMLRSADEYREQYGLTEQRAANLKPGTIIMHPAPVNRNVEIDSAVVESEQSRIFPQMANGVPIRMAVMERAMKL; translated from the coding sequence ATGATTACAACAACCAGTCAACTTAGAGAACGTAGCCTGCTCGGATTAAAAGAACTTAGCCGAAATGAAATCGAGTCCATTCTGGATCGTGCTCATTATTGGGAATCACAGCCGGAAAAGCTGGTTCCAGTGCTACAATCACGCTTTGCGGCTAACATGTTTTTTGAAAACAGCACCCGCACCCGCTTTTCTTTTGAAATGGCGGAAAAACGCTTAGGCGCTCAGGTTTTGAACTTTTCCGCTGCGGCCTCCAGTGTAGAAAAAGGGGAATCCATCTACGACACGGTACGCACGCTTGAATCCATGGGAATCGACGCAGGAGTCATTCGGCTTAAGCCGGCCGGAGTGCTGCAAGAGCTTGCTGAGAAGGTCAGTGTTCCACTGGTGAACGCCGGTGATGGCAACAACGAGCATCCTACGCAGGCGTTGCTGGACCTATACACGATGCGCAAAACTTTCGGCGAGCTAAAAGGCTTGCGGGTATCCATCATTGGAGACATTCTGCACAGCCGTGTGGCTCGCTCGAATCTGTGGGCCTTGCAAAAATTTGGAGCTCAGGTTAGCTTCTGCGCGCCGGACAATATGCAGGCATCTGATCTTGCGGCGCACGCTCCATATGTACCTATGCAAGAGGCATTGCAGGCAGACGTGGTTATGATGCTTCGGGTACAGCTGGAACGGCACGCCGAAGGAATGCTGCGCTCAGCGGATGAGTATCGCGAGCAGTACGGCTTGACAGAGCAAAGAGCAGCTAATCTTAAACCCGGAACGATCATTATGCATCCGGCTCCAGTGAACCGGAATGTGGAAATCGACAGTGCAGTCGTGGAAAGCGAGCAATCACGGATTTTCCCGCAGATGGCAAACGGGGTTCCAATCCGCATGGCGGTTATGGAACGGGCAATGAAGCTGTAG
- the ileS gene encoding isoleucine--tRNA ligase: MNRVDVKEKARSRDLRILSKWKQEDTFRKTITHREGKPNFVFYEGPPTANGKPHIGHMLGRVIKDFVGRYQTMKGYRVVRKAGWDTHGLPVELGVQKQLGISHKPEIEEYGVEKFIKKCKASVFEYEQQWRDLTEAIGYWTDLDNPYITLDNNYIESVWNILATIHEKGLLYRGHRVSPYCPDCQTTLSSHEVAQGYKDVKDLSATAKFKLHSSGEYVLAWTTTPWTLPSHVALAVNPDLEYARVKQEDGVYIVAKNLVGDVIKGDHEVIGTLSGSELVGQTYTPPFTYFQVEKGNQILGAKFVTDSSGTGIVHMAPAYGEDDYRVCRENGVGFINVVDLQGNYVEEITDFAGRFVKDCDVDIVKMLSEKGLLYSKEKYEHSYPFCWRCDTPLLYYAMDSWFIKTTAIKDQLIANNNEVEWYPGHIREGRFGKFLEELVDWNISRDRYWGTPLNIWVCEETGEQFAPHSIAELRERAIGDVPADIELHKPYVDEVKVRSTCGKYEMTRTPEVIDVWFDSGSMPFAQHHYPFENNETFEQQFPADMICEGIDQTRGWFYSLLAVSTMLTGKAPYKAVMATGHVLDEQGQKMSKSKGNVIDPWEVIDEYGTDAFRWALLSDSAPWNSKRFSKGIVGEAKSKLVDTLVNTHAFLTLYADIDGFEPAQHPFKPSAHKLDRWILSRLNSLILVVDKALAVNDFLNSSKAIESFVDELSNWYIRRSRDRFWGNGLTEDKLDAYRTLTEVLLTTAKLLAPFTPMLAEDIYLNLSNGESVHLDDYPTANEALIDLELERDMETARRVVELARNVRNETGLKTRQPLSELILSMDQDFDLSGYEEIIKDEINVKNIHVETDDSGFVDFTLKLNLKVAGKKYGKNVGFLQNFFKGMSAEDTRSVVEKGVLNVASPEGEELQVTAEELLVEKKAKKGFASASGYGLTVALNTDITPELEQEGWVREVVRAVQDYRKKLDLPIEKYVALTLDVDSELRQAIQNFDSVLRENVLVTTVTFGQAEPVERVEVNGKTIGVHIGE; encoded by the coding sequence ATGAACAGAGTAGATGTCAAAGAAAAGGCACGGTCCCGCGACCTGCGCATCCTGAGCAAATGGAAGCAGGAGGACACGTTCCGCAAAACGATCACGCATCGTGAGGGTAAGCCAAACTTTGTATTTTATGAAGGTCCGCCAACAGCCAACGGTAAACCGCATATCGGTCACATGCTGGGCCGTGTGATTAAGGATTTTGTTGGCCGTTACCAAACGATGAAGGGGTACCGTGTCGTACGTAAGGCGGGTTGGGATACCCATGGGCTACCAGTAGAATTGGGTGTACAGAAGCAACTGGGCATTTCCCATAAGCCTGAAATTGAGGAATACGGCGTTGAAAAGTTTATCAAAAAATGTAAAGCCAGCGTGTTTGAGTATGAGCAGCAATGGCGTGATCTGACCGAAGCTATCGGTTACTGGACAGACCTAGATAATCCATACATTACGCTGGATAATAACTATATCGAGAGTGTGTGGAACATTCTGGCGACGATTCACGAAAAGGGTCTGCTGTATCGCGGTCATCGCGTAAGTCCGTATTGTCCAGATTGTCAAACAACGTTGAGTTCCCATGAAGTGGCACAGGGCTACAAAGACGTAAAAGACCTGAGTGCCACGGCCAAATTTAAGCTGCATAGCAGTGGTGAATATGTGCTGGCCTGGACGACAACACCTTGGACCTTGCCGAGTCACGTGGCACTTGCCGTCAATCCTGATCTGGAATACGCTCGTGTAAAACAGGAAGACGGTGTATACATCGTTGCCAAAAACCTCGTCGGAGACGTGATTAAAGGCGATCATGAAGTGATTGGCACGTTGTCTGGCTCGGAACTGGTAGGTCAAACGTATACTCCGCCATTTACGTATTTCCAAGTCGAGAAGGGCAATCAGATTCTGGGTGCGAAGTTCGTAACCGACTCCAGCGGTACAGGTATTGTTCATATGGCTCCGGCGTATGGCGAGGATGATTACCGGGTATGCCGTGAAAATGGCGTTGGATTCATCAATGTGGTGGATCTCCAGGGTAACTATGTAGAGGAAATCACTGATTTTGCAGGCCGTTTTGTAAAGGACTGTGATGTGGATATTGTTAAAATGCTGTCGGAAAAAGGCTTGCTGTACAGCAAGGAAAAATACGAGCATAGTTATCCGTTCTGCTGGCGCTGTGATACTCCGCTATTGTACTATGCCATGGATAGCTGGTTTATCAAAACAACCGCCATCAAGGATCAACTGATTGCCAACAATAACGAAGTTGAATGGTATCCGGGTCATATACGCGAAGGACGCTTCGGCAAGTTTTTGGAGGAATTGGTGGACTGGAACATCAGCCGTGATCGCTATTGGGGCACACCGCTGAATATCTGGGTTTGTGAGGAAACCGGAGAGCAGTTCGCTCCGCATAGTATTGCTGAACTACGGGAACGTGCGATTGGTGACGTACCAGCTGACATTGAGCTGCACAAGCCATATGTAGATGAAGTCAAGGTTCGCAGTACATGCGGTAAATACGAAATGACCCGTACACCGGAAGTGATCGACGTATGGTTCGACAGCGGCTCCATGCCTTTTGCCCAACATCATTATCCGTTTGAAAATAATGAAACATTCGAGCAGCAATTCCCGGCAGACATGATCTGTGAAGGTATTGACCAGACTCGTGGCTGGTTCTACAGCTTGCTTGCTGTTTCGACCATGCTTACAGGGAAAGCTCCTTACAAAGCAGTTATGGCGACAGGCCACGTACTGGATGAGCAGGGGCAGAAAATGTCCAAATCCAAGGGAAATGTGATTGATCCATGGGAAGTGATTGACGAGTATGGTACAGATGCTTTCCGTTGGGCTTTGTTGTCCGATAGTGCACCGTGGAATAGCAAACGTTTTTCCAAGGGCATTGTAGGCGAAGCCAAATCGAAGCTGGTAGATACGCTCGTAAATACACACGCTTTCCTGACCTTGTATGCGGATATCGACGGTTTTGAACCGGCGCAGCATCCGTTCAAGCCATCGGCACACAAGCTGGATCGCTGGATTTTGTCCCGTCTCAACAGCTTGATTCTGGTGGTGGACAAAGCACTGGCTGTGAACGATTTCCTGAACTCGTCCAAAGCGATTGAGTCGTTCGTGGATGAACTGAGCAATTGGTATATCCGCCGTTCGCGTGATCGGTTCTGGGGCAATGGCCTTACAGAAGATAAATTGGATGCGTACCGTACACTGACTGAGGTGTTGTTGACCACAGCGAAGCTGCTTGCGCCGTTCACGCCGATGCTGGCTGAGGATATTTACCTGAACCTGAGCAACGGAGAAAGCGTTCATCTGGATGATTATCCAACTGCAAATGAAGCCCTGATTGATCTGGAACTGGAACGTGACATGGAGACGGCTCGCCGCGTAGTAGAACTGGCGCGCAATGTCCGTAACGAAACGGGGCTGAAAACGCGTCAGCCGTTATCCGAATTGATTTTGTCCATGGATCAGGATTTTGATCTGAGTGGTTATGAGGAAATCATCAAGGATGAGATCAATGTGAAAAATATTCATGTTGAAACGGACGATAGCGGCTTTGTAGACTTCACGCTGAAGCTGAATTTGAAGGTAGCGGGCAAGAAATACGGCAAAAATGTCGGCTTCCTGCAAAACTTTTTCAAAGGAATGTCTGCTGAAGATACCCGGTCGGTTGTGGAAAAAGGAGTGCTGAACGTGGCTTCTCCAGAAGGGGAAGAGTTGCAGGTTACAGCCGAGGAATTGCTGGTGGAGAAAAAAGCTAAGAAAGGCTTTGCTTCCGCTTCCGGCTATGGTTTAACCGTAGCATTGAACACGGACATTACGCCTGAGCTGGAGCAAGAGGGCTGGGTACGTGAGGTTGTTCGTGCGGTGCAGGATTACCGTAAGAAGCTGGATCTGCCGATTGAAAAGTATGTGGCACTTACGCTGGATGTAGATAGTGAGCTACGTCAGGCGATTCAAAACTTCGATTCGGTGTTGCGTGAGAACGTATTGGTAACGACAGTGACATTTGGTCAAGCCGAGCCTGTGGAACGCGTAGAAGTGAACGGTAAAACTATCGGCGTGCATATTGGGGAATAA
- a CDS encoding cell division protein SepF, with protein sequence MGVMNKFMNFLGLQEEEEVVEREVMNTPEDQEIETPSFDKRKNQKGNNVVSIHSQKNVKVVLYEPRSYDEAQEIADHIRSHRTVVVNLQRIRKDQALRIIDFLSGTVYALGGGISKVGNNIFLCTPDTVEIQGSITEILADTEQELNRMR encoded by the coding sequence TTGGGCGTAATGAATAAGTTCATGAACTTCCTGGGACTTCAGGAAGAAGAGGAAGTTGTAGAGCGAGAGGTTATGAATACGCCGGAAGATCAAGAAATTGAAACCCCAAGCTTTGATAAACGTAAGAACCAGAAGGGCAATAATGTTGTCAGCATCCATTCACAGAAAAATGTGAAAGTTGTCCTGTATGAGCCGCGTTCTTATGATGAAGCACAGGAAATTGCCGACCACATTCGTTCCCATCGTACAGTCGTGGTCAATTTGCAACGCATCCGTAAGGATCAGGCGTTGCGCATCATTGATTTTTTAAGTGGTACTGTATATGCGTTGGGCGGGGGGATTTCCAAGGTGGGCAATAATATTTTCCTGTGTACACCGGATACGGTTGAAATTCAAGGCTCCATTACGGAAATACTAGCTGACACTGAACAAGAACTTAACAGAATGAGGTGA
- a CDS encoding YlmH/Sll1252 family protein: MRTEIYEHFHPDERDYVDRASEWISHAGAYHEQKLTDFLDPRQLYILETLASKEDKVTIRIDGGYEASERKRALIAPDYSYLDEENMGIQVLSVLSDDHKINTLEHGDYLGAILGLGIKRGKIGDIHVLDDGCHVLVASEISDFITMHLQQVHRVHVWTELLPPENLRTKDVALEPLDLTVASLRLDGIASDVYKLSRSKILTPIRAGRCRVNWKVEENPSTSLKAGDVISMQGFGRFKVLETDGMTKKGRFRVKIGKFI, from the coding sequence ATGCGAACCGAGATTTATGAGCATTTTCACCCGGATGAACGGGATTATGTAGATCGCGCTTCCGAATGGATCAGTCATGCGGGGGCTTATCATGAGCAGAAGCTGACTGATTTTTTGGACCCGCGTCAACTGTACATATTGGAGACGCTTGCTTCGAAGGAAGACAAGGTCACGATTAGGATAGATGGCGGCTATGAGGCATCGGAACGAAAGCGGGCGCTGATTGCGCCCGATTATTCGTATTTGGACGAGGAGAATATGGGGATTCAGGTTCTTTCCGTTTTGTCCGATGATCATAAAATTAATACGTTGGAGCACGGTGATTACTTGGGTGCGATATTGGGACTTGGAATCAAGCGTGGAAAAATCGGGGATATTCATGTGCTGGACGATGGGTGCCATGTATTGGTGGCTTCAGAGATCAGCGATTTTATTACAATGCATTTACAGCAGGTTCATCGTGTTCATGTGTGGACCGAACTGTTGCCTCCAGAAAATCTGCGGACGAAGGATGTTGCATTGGAGCCGCTGGACCTGACGGTGGCTTCTTTGCGTCTGGATGGCATTGCCAGTGATGTGTACAAGCTCAGCCGGAGCAAGATTTTAACTCCGATCCGGGCCGGACGTTGCCGGGTGAATTGGAAGGTGGAGGAGAATCCATCCACTTCACTTAAAGCGGGGGACGTTATTTCCATGCAGGGGTTTGGGCGTTTCAAAGTGCTGGAAACAGATGGAATGACAAAAAAAGGAAGATTCCGTGTCAAAATTGGCAAGTTTATATAG
- a CDS encoding DivIVA domain-containing protein gives MPLTPLDIHNKEFARRLRGYDEDQVNEFLDQVIKDYEGVIRENKELSTQLLNVQEKLDHFSTIEDTLSKTIIVAQEAADEVRNNAKKESQLIVKEAEKNADRIVNEALSKSRKIALEVEELKKQASIYRARFRTLVEAQLDLLSQDGWEALENREREVLEREREMKEIY, from the coding sequence ATGCCATTAACGCCATTGGATATACATAACAAGGAATTTGCCCGCCGGCTTCGCGGTTATGACGAAGATCAGGTCAATGAATTTTTGGATCAGGTGATCAAGGATTACGAGGGCGTTATCCGTGAAAATAAAGAACTGAGTACACAGCTGTTGAATGTTCAGGAAAAGCTCGATCATTTTTCGACCATTGAGGATACGTTGAGCAAGACGATTATCGTGGCGCAAGAAGCGGCTGATGAAGTCCGTAACAATGCCAAGAAAGAATCGCAGCTCATCGTGAAGGAAGCGGAAAAAAATGCGGACCGCATTGTGAATGAAGCGTTGTCCAAATCCCGCAAAATTGCGTTGGAGGTCGAGGAACTGAAGAAGCAGGCTTCGATTTACCGGGCACGTTTTCGTACATTGGTGGAGGCGCAGCTTGACTTGTTAAGTCAGGACGGATGGGAAGCTCTTGAAAATCGTGAACGCGAAGTGCTGGAGCGTGAGCGTGAAATGAAAGAGATTTATTAA
- a CDS encoding TraR/DksA C4-type zinc finger protein, which translates to MSPLTEQQLQGLRNELLERKKEIEHRLQDNDHYGLGDSQRDQTGELSPIDNHPGDLATETYERAKDISLLEHDEFQLERIESALMAMDKGTYGICVASGKPIPYERLLAVPYTIYCKEYSPETEVSNRRPVEEEFLAPAFGRTSLDEREDQNGFDGEDAWQIVESWGTSNTPAMAESGEIHSYDDMEIEANDDNMGFVEPYESFVATDIYGKNISVVRSSIYQRYLDDGEGEGLLDPDTHEE; encoded by the coding sequence ATGTCCCCATTGACGGAGCAACAATTGCAGGGATTGCGTAACGAACTGCTGGAACGTAAAAAGGAGATTGAACATCGTTTGCAGGACAACGATCATTATGGACTCGGCGATTCCCAACGCGATCAGACCGGCGAGCTTTCCCCTATTGATAATCATCCAGGTGATTTGGCTACCGAAACGTATGAGCGAGCCAAGGACATTTCCCTATTGGAGCACGACGAATTTCAATTAGAACGTATCGAATCAGCCTTAATGGCAATGGATAAGGGAACCTATGGCATTTGTGTAGCCAGCGGCAAACCAATTCCTTATGAGCGTCTGCTAGCTGTTCCCTATACCATTTACTGCAAAGAATACAGCCCTGAAACGGAAGTTTCCAACCGACGCCCGGTGGAGGAGGAATTCCTCGCTCCCGCATTCGGCAGAACAAGTCTGGATGAGCGTGAAGATCAAAACGGCTTTGACGGCGAGGACGCCTGGCAAATCGTTGAAAGCTGGGGTACATCGAATACACCTGCTATGGCCGAAAGTGGAGAAATTCATAGCTACGATGATATGGAAATTGAAGCCAACGATGATAATATGGGCTTCGTAGAGCCTTACGAAAGCTTTGTAGCCACAGACATATATGGAAAAAATATATCTGTTGTCCGCAGTTCCATTTATCAGCGTTATCTGGATGATGGCGAGGGCGAAGGTCTGCTGGATCCGGATACGCACGAAGAATAG
- the pyrR gene encoding bifunctional pyr operon transcriptional regulator/uracil phosphoribosyltransferase PyrR — protein MSHETHVLMDEIAIRRALTRIAHEILEKNKGIDNCVLVGIRTRGVHLAQRLAAKIAEIEGAPIPWGELDVTAYRDDRGNNAEAKGNGKELLMNPADVSVHDKKVILFDDVLYTGRTIRAAMDALMHCGRPQMIQLAVLADRGHRELPIRPDYIGKNIPTSKSEEIVVALQETDGKDEVTINQNRGEQA, from the coding sequence ATGAGTCATGAAACACATGTACTGATGGATGAAATTGCGATTCGCCGGGCTTTGACACGGATTGCACATGAAATTTTGGAAAAAAACAAAGGCATTGACAATTGTGTGCTGGTAGGGATTCGAACGCGAGGGGTTCATCTGGCGCAGCGTCTCGCTGCAAAAATCGCTGAAATTGAGGGCGCTCCGATTCCATGGGGGGAGCTGGATGTCACAGCTTACCGTGATGACCGGGGGAACAATGCCGAAGCCAAGGGAAATGGAAAAGAGCTTTTGATGAATCCCGCTGACGTATCGGTTCATGATAAGAAAGTCATTCTCTTCGACGATGTGCTGTACACAGGCCGTACCATTCGCGCGGCGATGGACGCATTGATGCACTGCGGACGACCGCAAATGATCCAGCTGGCGGTGCTGGCAGATCGCGGACACCGTGAGCTTCCGATTCGTCCAGATTACATCGGCAAGAACATCCCGACCTCCAAATCCGAGGAAATCGTAGTTGCGCTTCAGGAGACGGACGGTAAGGACGAAGTGACGATCAATCAGAACCGGGGGGAACAGGCATGA
- a CDS encoding RluA family pseudouridine synthase, with protein sequence MKEVNENGEATGLSYEDELEGEFLEWTAESGDAKTRIDKYIAEEMRDVSRSQIQLWIGNSRVLVNGTAIKANYKLAEGDRISLSVPEPESVDIVPENIPLDVVYEDSDVIVINKQRGLVVHPAPGHSSGTLVNALMYHCHDLSGINGELRPGIVHRIDKDTSGLLMAAKNDQAHASLAAQLKDHSVTRKYIALVHGHLSHDQGTVDAPIGRDSGDRKLFTVTERNSKHAVTHFLVIERLGDYTLLELQLETGRTHQIRVHMKFIGHPLVGDPMYGRSKGVRMDGQALHAAVLGFKHPTTGEYMEFSRPIPPDMEDVLASLRSR encoded by the coding sequence ATGAAAGAAGTAAACGAAAACGGCGAAGCCACAGGTTTGTCTTATGAGGACGAACTGGAGGGTGAATTTCTGGAATGGACAGCGGAATCCGGGGATGCCAAAACACGTATAGACAAATATATCGCCGAAGAAATGAGGGATGTGTCCCGTTCCCAGATTCAATTGTGGATCGGGAACAGTCGGGTGCTGGTGAACGGGACAGCGATCAAGGCGAATTACAAGCTGGCTGAAGGTGATCGAATTTCATTATCCGTACCTGAGCCGGAGAGTGTAGATATTGTACCGGAAAATATTCCGCTGGATGTTGTTTACGAGGATTCGGACGTCATTGTCATTAACAAGCAACGTGGTCTGGTTGTACATCCTGCACCGGGACACTCTTCGGGAACACTGGTCAACGCACTCATGTACCACTGTCATGATCTTTCCGGCATTAACGGAGAATTGCGTCCAGGTATCGTCCATCGTATTGATAAGGATACATCAGGACTGCTGATGGCGGCCAAAAATGATCAGGCTCACGCCTCGCTCGCAGCGCAGCTCAAGGACCACAGCGTCACTCGTAAATATATAGCGCTGGTTCACGGCCATCTAAGTCATGATCAGGGAACGGTAGATGCTCCCATCGGGCGTGATTCGGGGGATCGCAAATTGTTCACGGTGACAGAGCGTAACAGCAAGCATGCAGTTACCCATTTTCTCGTGATTGAGCGTTTGGGGGATTATACCTTGCTGGAACTTCAACTGGAAACAGGGCGCACGCATCAAATCCGTGTGCATATGAAATTTATTGGGCACCCGTTGGTCGGTGATCCGATGTATGGACGTAGCAAAGGAGTCCGTATGGACGGTCAGGCACTGCATGCCGCGGTATTGGGCTTTAAGCATCCCACCACTGGAGAGTACATGGAGTTCAGCAGACCGATTCCTCCCGATATGGAAGATGTACTGGCATCCTTACGCAGTCGGTAA
- a CDS encoding DUF5665 domain-containing protein, which yields MNGGSTGAVVTNLGTAGDQADQLSRVEKLVRSVSQQLERSRIADYALLLNKPWRLLWLNLISGLSRGLGIALGFTFFAATIIYVLQVLGALNLPIIGDYIADIVRIVQRQLQLNTY from the coding sequence ATGAACGGAGGAAGTACAGGGGCTGTAGTCACAAATCTAGGTACAGCAGGTGATCAGGCTGACCAGCTAAGCCGTGTAGAAAAGCTGGTGCGTTCCGTGTCGCAGCAGCTGGAACGCAGCCGCATTGCTGATTATGCCCTGTTGCTCAACAAGCCTTGGCGATTGCTATGGCTAAACTTAATATCAGGTCTGTCTCGGGGGCTCGGTATCGCGCTTGGATTTACTTTTTTCGCGGCGACCATTATCTATGTGTTGCAAGTGTTGGGAGCGCTGAATTTGCCGATCATCGGTGATTATATTGCTGATATTGTACGGATTGTGCAACGACAACTGCAGCTAAACACCTACTAG
- a CDS encoding YggT family protein: MIEVIGWLFQIYSYMIIAYVLMSWLPNARESVIGDLLAKFVEPYLSPFRRFIPPIFGMIDISPIVALIALRFASYGLMSLISNFV, translated from the coding sequence TTGATCGAGGTAATCGGTTGGCTATTTCAGATTTATTCTTACATGATCATTGCATATGTCCTGATGTCATGGCTTCCTAATGCAAGAGAAAGTGTAATCGGTGATTTACTTGCCAAGTTTGTGGAGCCGTATTTGTCTCCTTTTCGCAGATTTATACCGCCAATCTTCGGGATGATTGATATTTCACCCATCGTTGCGCTGATTGCTCTGCGTTTTGCGTCGTACGGTTTGATGTCTTTAATTAGCAATTTCGTCTAG
- a CDS encoding YggS family pyridoxal phosphate-dependent enzyme encodes MSLEERIKEVNARVEAACARSGRLREEVNVIAVTKYVSAVAMASVLDNGLEHVGENRWQDAADKWSKLGDRGTWHFIGHLQTNKVKDVIGKFEFIHSLDRLSLAQELDKKAAALGLRIKAFVQVNISGETSKYGLSSEAVVPFLKQIRDLEHVDVIGLMTMAPHEEDPENTRPVFRGLRELRDALNGQALTREPIVHLSMGMSNDFEVAVEEGATWLRLGSVLVGREEDFHWA; translated from the coding sequence GTGTCTTTGGAGGAACGAATTAAAGAAGTGAACGCCCGTGTGGAAGCGGCATGTGCCCGCAGCGGACGTTTGCGTGAAGAAGTAAATGTGATTGCTGTCACGAAATATGTTTCAGCAGTGGCGATGGCATCCGTATTAGACAATGGCTTGGAGCATGTTGGCGAAAATCGCTGGCAGGATGCTGCGGATAAATGGAGCAAGCTGGGTGACCGGGGAACATGGCATTTTATCGGTCATCTGCAAACCAATAAGGTTAAAGATGTTATTGGAAAATTTGAATTTATACACTCGCTTGATCGGTTGTCGCTGGCTCAGGAATTGGACAAGAAGGCGGCTGCTCTTGGACTAAGGATCAAAGCCTTTGTGCAAGTTAATATTTCAGGGGAAACTTCGAAATATGGCCTTTCTTCTGAGGCGGTGGTACCTTTTCTGAAACAAATTCGCGATCTGGAGCATGTGGACGTGATCGGCTTGATGACAATGGCTCCCCATGAGGAAGACCCGGAGAATACCCGGCCTGTATTTCGGGGGCTACGTGAACTGCGTGATGCGTTAAATGGACAAGCTTTAACGAGAGAACCTATTGTTCACCTGTCGATGGGCATGTCTAATGATTTTGAGGTGGCGGTTGAAGAAGGAGCGACCTGGTTACGGCTTGGTTCTGTACTGGTCGGACGAGAGGAGGATTTCCATTGGGCGTAA